DNA sequence from the Elusimicrobiota bacterium genome:
TTAGAGGATTTAAGGCTAGCGAATTTTTTATATCCTGAAAATTAAAAGAACCTGTCTGCTGATAAATAATGATGAAACCGACAAGCATCATCAGCGCCCCGAACATAGTTACTAAAAATGATTTATCGGCTTTTAAAACAAAGGATCTTTCCCTGAAAAAACCTATTAATCTCCAAGAAGTGATTGCCGTAATTTCCCAAAAAACATACAGCAATATAAGGTTAGCCGAAAAAACTATCCCCATCATTGAGCCAAGGAAAAGAATTACCAGGAAATAATATTCGCTTTGATATTCATAATGGCTTATATAATCAAATGAATAAAAAACTATAATAGCACCTATTAAAGAAGAAACAATTGCCATAAAAACTGCTAAAGAGTCCACAGTTAGAACGAAATCGAAACCCAATGGAAGAGGGATGTTTATTGTTGCGATATTACCGGATAGAACTTGGGGGAGCATTAAAAAAGAGGTGATTAAAGAAACTAATATAAAAATTAACGAAAAAATATTCCTAAAAAGCTTTGATATTTTTCCTATAATAGGAAGCAATACCGAGCCTAATACGGGAACAAAAATGCAAAACATCACTAAGGTCGATATTTTCATATTTTTGCCTTACGATTTAAATCTGATTAGTAACAGGCAAGCTCTGCTTTATTGCGATGCGCCTCAAGTTGCTATAAGTTACTATTGGGATAAGAATTTACATTATTTTTAAAATTTTGTCAAATTTTCCAAATAATGTTATGATTTTCTTCTTATTTTTAAAGTATTTTAAAACAGAAATATTTTACTGAAAAAATATCCCGCTTGACATTTTTTAAAAAATGTATTATAAATTAAAGCAATTCATCAAATTGCGGCTATTGGATTGAAATTAAAAATCAGGACTTAAACCGCTTGCCAAAGACTTAGTGGCGGGTTCCGGTCTTGCTTTTGCAAGATTTAGGGAGGTTGATTATATGAAGAAACCGGATGTAGTGAAACAAGTTTCAGACTTATCAGGACTTAATCTTGGCGACGCTAACAGCGCAATAAAAGCCCTGATAAAAGTTATTCAGGAAGCCTTAAAAAAGGGAGATGTAATTTCTCTTTCAGGCCTAGGTTCTTTCAGGTCAAAGCCAAGAAAAGCTCGTCAGGGAAGAAATCCGAAAACGGGAGAAATAATTCCTGTGCCTGCCGGCAAGAAAGTTTCTTTCAAGCCCACGACTACTTTGCGAAAATTAATTCAATAATAAACCCAAAAGGTAAAATTGGCGCAGTTTCTCCAAAGCAGTATTTTTGCGTATAATTGCCTTTGGGTTTTTTTATCCGCAAATGCTGAGAAACCCTTGAGTGCGGATATATCATTAAAGTGCAAAGCTAAATATAGTAATACACCAGAAAACGGCGGATAACCCGCCGCAGCTGTGGCGGCAATACAGTGAATAACTGTGTCTATTGCCGACATGTTAAGCGAAGGCGGGTTGAAGGCAGAATATGGAAAAGATTAAAATAAGAGGATTATTAACAATTTCCGGCTGGATTTTTTTGTGCTGGGGAATTTTAGTGTCCTTAAAAGGTTTCTACGATGTTTTCTTGGGAGAACCCGAGGCAAATCTTTTTTCCCCGCATAAATGGGACTTTATTTCAAAAAAGCAGTGGCTTACGTGGTCAGGATTTGAAATAGCTTACGGGCTTGCCTGCCTAGGCGTATGTTATTTACTTCGGGAATATTCTAAATTTGTGCCCGAATATATTGAGAGAAGAAATGAGCAAAATAAAACCATCTGATAAATTATCAGCTCTGCCGCCTTACCTTTTTTCAAGGATCAACGCGCTAAAAAAAGAAGCGTACGAAAAAAACCTTGATGTGATTGATTTGGGTATGGGAAACCCCGATCTTCCGACACCCAATCATATCATAGACAGGCTTGTTGACACGGTAAAAAATCATCCTAAAACGCACCGGTATCCGCAGGCGAAAGGCATGCCGAGATTTCGCAAAGCGGTTTCAAACTGGATGCAGAACCGTTTTAATATTTCTCTTGATCCGGAATCGGAGATTCTTGCTTTGGTGGGATCAAAAGAAGGTGTTGCCCACTTTTGCATGTCTTACCTAAATCCGGGAGATATAGCCTTGGTTTCAGATCCCTGTTATCCGGTAAATTTTAACGGCGTAATTTTGGCAGGCGGCCAAGTTCATTATATACCTTTAACCGCAGAAAATAAGTTTTTGCCGGATTTGTCTAAGATACCCGCTTCCGTGGCGAAGAAAGCAAAACTATTTTTCTTAAATTATCCTAACAACCCCACGTCTGCGGTGGTGGAAGATAAAAGTTTTTTGTATGAAGTTATAGATTTTGTAAAGAAATACGATATACTTTTGGTTTATGATAATGCCTATTCCGAGCTGACTTTCGGCGGCTATGTTTCGCCTTCAATATTTGAGATTCCAGGGGCAAAGGATGTCGCGGTAGAATTTCATTCATTTTCCAAAACGTTTAACATGGCCGGCTGGCGTATCGGCTGGGTATGCGGCTCAAAAAATCTTATAGGCCCTTTGGAAAAATTCAAATCGTTTCTTGATTACGGCGCGCCGACATTTATTCAGCTTGCCGCAGCAGCAGCGCTTGAAGGGCCTCAGGACTGTGTTAGGGAACAAGCTCAGATATATGAACGCAGAATGAAAAAGGTTGTAAGCGAGCTCAATAAAATCGGCTGGCCTTGCGAAGAAACAAAAGGCACGATGTATGTTTGGCTAAAGCTTCTTCCGAAATTTGAAAAAATGGGATCGCTTGCTTTTGCCGAAAAACTTATTCAGGAAAAAGGCGTGGTTTTAGCTCCCGGGGTAGGGTTCGGCCAGCACGGCGAAGGATATATTCGCATCGCGCTTGTCACTCACGATAACAGGTTTCATGATATGGCTTTAAGATTGAAGGAGTTATTAAAACAATGAAAAAAATAAAAATTGCTATTGTCGGCTATGGAAACGTCGGGAAAGGCGTGGTGAAAATTCTTGAGAATAACAAAACTCAGATTGAGCATAGAGTTGGTTCTCCTATTGAATTAATGGCGATATGCGATTTGTTTCCAATAGCGGAAAAAGCAATTTACTGCAAAAGATATCAGGACATCATAAAAAGGGAGGACATAGATATTGTAGTTGAGCTTATCGGCGGGTACGAGCCTGCCCGCACAATAATATTGGAATCTCTAAAATCCGGTAAAAATATTGTTACGGCAAACAAGGCAGTTATTGCAAAACACTGGGACGAAATATTTTCTACAGCGCGAAGATACAAAAAGCTGGTTTATTTTGAGGCTTCGGTAGGCGGAGCCATTCCAGTTATTCAGGGGCTTCATGAAGGCCTTGCGGCAAATAAGGTTGAAAAAATAATGGGAATTTTAAACGGTACAACCAACTATATTTTAAGCGCTATGTCTAAAGAGGGCATAAGCTTTAAGGAAGGCCTTGCAAAAGCGAAAAAATTCGGTTTTGCTGAAGCAGACCCGACTTTGGACGTGGAAGGGATAGATACCGCAAATAAACTTGCCATACTTTCATCTTTGGCATGGTCCGGCTGGATAAAAATGGATTCCATAGATACCAAAGGGATTTCCAGCGTCACTAAAGATGATGTCAACTTTGCCAAAAAATTCGGCTATGTGATAAAACTTATAGGCGAAGCATCTATGGGAAAAAACGGTCTGGCTCTTTCGGTAGGCCCCTGCCTGATATCGTCTACCCATGCGTTTGCCAACGTCAATATGGAATATAACGCCGTGTTAATTCACGGTGATGCGTCCGGCGATGTTATGTTTTACGGGAAAGGCTCGGGACAGCTTCCCGCGGCAAGCGCCGTGGTTTCGGACATAATATTTTTAGCAAGGCAGATTGTTAACGAAACTGCCGGAAAACTTCCTTACGTGGTTGCTGACCCGTCTAAGAAAATTAAAATTATGCCGAAAGAAAAAAGCAGCGGAACCTTTTACTTAAGATTTTCTGCCAAGGATATTCCCGGCGTTTTATCCAAAGTTTCAGGGATATTGGGCCGTTATAATGTTTCAATAGCAAGCGTTTATCAGGAAGAACCGTTATCTGGCTTAAGAAAAAAAGTTCCTACCCCGATAATAATTCTTACTCATCCGACAAACCACGGCAATTTGGATAAGGCCTTACGAATGATTGATAAATTGCCTATCATTAAAGCAAAGACGGTAAAATTTAGGATAGAAAACTAGCCCTGAATCTTCCTTTCGCCGGTTTACCCCGTTAGAAATAGTGAGACGATATAAAAAGGTAAAAACCAAAGAGATTGGCTGGATATGTCTTTTTCGTAGTTTTATAAATAAACAAACATTATGCTATTTCTAACGGGGTGATAAATCTGGAAGATATTTATTCAAAAATTATCAACGATAATTACAGGATTACCGAGACGGAAGCGCGGAAAATCTGGTCTTCGGATCTATCTCTGCTTCTTGAAACGGCGGATAAAATCCGGAAGCATTTCAAGGGGAACGAAATAAAACTTTGCAGCATAATAAATGCGAAATCCGGCAACTGCCCTGAAAACTGCAAGTTTTGCGCCCAGTCTCTTCATAATAAAGCAGTAATTGAAAAATATCCTTTGGTAGACCAAAAAAAGGTTGAAGAAGCTTTTGAATCTTCAAAGAGAAACCGAGCTTCGTGTTTTGGTATTATTACAAGCGGCAAAAGGGTTACAGAAGAAGAGATTGACCGTATTTGCGAAATGGCCCAGGGGCTGAACGGCACAAAAACTGATGTAAGCGTTTCTTTAGGGATGCTTAGCACGGCATCATTAAAGAAAATAAAAGAATCTGGAATAAATAAAATTCATCACAACCTTGAAACAGCCGAAAGTTATTTTCCGAGCATTTGCACCACTCATTCATATTTAGACCGGTTAAGCACGGTCAAAAAAGCAAAAGAAATGGGTTTTGAAATTTGCAGCGGCGGAATATTCGGTATCGGTGAACTTCCCGAACAAAGAATTGAGCTTGCTTTTGCCCTTCGCAAATTGGACGTTGATTCTATCCCTTTAAATTTCTTAAATCCTATTAAAGGAACAAGGCTTGAAAAAGCAAAACCGCTTTCTCAGGAAGAAATCCTAAGAACCATTGCAATTTTTAGATTTATTTTGCCTGATAAAGACATAAAGGTCTGCGGCGGAAGAGAAGTTAATTTAAAAGATTCCCAATCTAAGATTTTTTACGCTGGAGCTAACGGAATGATGGTAGGAGGATACCTTACGACCGACGGCCGGCCGGTTGAAGAAGATATTAAAATGATTGAAGATCAGGGATTTACGATTCAAGCATGAAAAATATTCAAAAATCAAATATCAAAAATATAAAGCAAAGTTCAAAAACATATAATATGATTTTAACTTGCAATTCCCCGCATCTTGATGCGGCGTAACCAATAACTTCTCCCTTTGAAAAAGGGAGATTGTCAGCCCAAGGCTGACCCGCCGTGGTGGGAGAGGGATTTGACGTTATTGAATCTTCCTCGCTCGCGGTTCGACTATGCTCACCGCCCTGAGTAAAATCGAAGGGCAGGCTCGGTCCAAAGACTTTCCCCTCACCCCTCTTTTTCAAAGAGGAGAGTATCTGATACCCCGTCCGCCCTGGGCGGACTGCGGGGAGGTGCATTTCAATTTTTTATTTTTAATATGTAATTTTAACTTTTGATATTTAATTTTTTATTTAAGAGGGAAATAGTAATGGGCAAGGTAGCATTGATTACCGGTGCGTCGCGCGGGATAGGAAGAAAGCTGGCCGTTTCTTTTGCTTTTGCAGGATATTTTGTTGTAATTAATTATCTTTCTAACAAGGAGAAAGCAAAAGAAACATTATCCATAATAGAAAAATTCAACGGCAAAGGGCTTTTACTTCAAGCAGACGTGTCTGATCCAGCTTCAGTAAAAGAAATGTTTTCAAAAATAACTGAACATGAAAAACAAATTGATGTCGTAATAAACAATGCAGGAATTACCCGCGATCACACTATAATGAAAATGTCTTTTGAAGAATGGGACGAGGTAATTAAAACAAACCTTTACGGCACATTTAATGTAATTAAAGAGTCCGCAAAAATCATGGCAAAAAATAGCGGGGGATCGATCATAAATATTGAATCAATCTCTGCGTTTCAAGGATCTTTCGGCGCAGTCAACTATTCTGCGTCAAAAGGCGGAATAATTTCTCTTACAAAAGCGGCAGCGCGGGAACTTGGCCGGTTCAACATTCGGGTAAACGCAGTTTTGCCGGGATTTCATTTAACTGACCTGGGCCAAAAAGCGCCGGAGCATATTAAAGAAAAAATAAAAGCTGATAATGTTTTAGGTGTTACAACCGATATTCAGGAATTAAGCGAATTCGTGCTCTTGCTTGCGAAAACGAAAACGGTATCGGGCCAGATTTTTAACTGGGATTCCAGGATAATATAAAGGCGTTTACGCGCTGTTGGACCAAGAAGATTCACTCTTCTTGGAAGTTCACGAGTTCACGGGTCCATGTGTTCAGGCATTTGAAGTTGTGTCCTTAACTCGTAAACTCGTCGACTCGTCAACTCGGGGACGCATTTGAGGGAAGTTTTATGATTGAAGTAGTAGTCACAGGTATCGGCATAGTTTCGCCTTTAGGTTTTGGGCGGGAAAGAACCTGGCATGCTCTTTTAAACGGCCATAGCGCGGTAGCGCCGGATAAAGAGTATCCGGGTATTTTGAGTGCCCGCGTGCCTTATCTTGATATCCCCAACGAAACGCGTCTTCTTTCATTTGCATTTCTTTCAACAGCCGAAGCTTTGTTTGATTCGGGTGTTGATCTTTCGCAGATTCCCGCAGAAAGAGTCGGTTGTACCGTAAGCACTTCAAAACTTAATCTTTATTCCGAAAATGACATAATCGGCAATTTTTTACAGTCTAACCTCGGAATGCAGCTAAAAAAAATATTCGGGCTTGGCGGCCCCACCCAAAACATTTCCGCAGCCTGCGCGACCGGAGTAAATTCTATAATTATGGGCGTCGAATGGATTAAAAACGGCAAGTGCGATGTTGTTATTGCCGGCGCGGCAGAATCTTCTTTTCATCCTCTGTATGTTTCAGGATTTAAAAAAATGGGGGTGCTTTCATCAAAAGGAGTAAAACCTTTTGATAAAAAAAGGGACGGTTTTGCGATGGGGGAAGGTGCCGCGGTTTTTGTGCTTGAAAACAAAAAGAGCGCGATGCTTCGCTGCGCAAAAATTTATGGAAAAATAGCGGGGTATGCAATGGCGGAAGATGTAAATAGTTCGGTTGCTTTTTCTGAAGACGGCGATTCAATAATTCAGGCAATAAAAAATGCTCTCAAATCCTCAAAGCTTAAAAAAGTAGATTATATCAACGCTCACGGAACCGCAACACAGCATAACGATCTGGTTGAAACTAAAGCGATAAAAAAAGTTTTCGGGAAAATTGCGTACAAAATACTGGTGTCATCCACTAAAGCGGCGACGGGGCACCTTTTAGGCGCATCCGGCGCAATAGAAACGGCTTTTTGCCTTTTAGCGATCAGAGAAAACTCGGTGCCTCCCACGCTAAACCTGAATGAACCGGACAAAAAACTTGACCTTAATTACGTGCCTAACCGCTCTAGATTCGGCGAGATAAATTCCTGCATGTCTTTATCGTTTGGTTTAGGCGGCCAAATAGGAGTTATCGTAGTTACTAGGTAAAAACGACGTTCACGTGTCCACGGGTTCATGGGTTCACGTGTTCATGCAAAGGCCTTTAACTCGTAAACTCGTGCCTGCCCGCCGTAGCAGTGGCATCAATACGGCGAATAGCCGTGTCTATTTGATGACACGCCAGCGTAGGCGGGGGCTCGTCAACTTCCAAAAAGAGTAGATCTTTTTGGTCCAAGAGCGCGTGAACGTTTTTGATACTGAAAATTATGGAAGAATTACAGAAAGAACTAGAATATGCGAAAGCCAAAGGGCTTTTCCGGGAGATGAAGATTATTTCTTCAGCTCCTGAAAAAGAAATAGTATTTAACGGTAAAAAATATCTAAACTTTTCATCAAACAACTACCTTAATCTTGCCACTGATCCCGAAGTAAAAAAAGCCGCAATAGAAGCCATACAAAAATACGGAGCCGGGGGTACCTCTTCCCGTCTTGTTGCAGGAACTTTAGATATTCATTTACAGCTCGAACAAAAACTAGCCTCATTTAAACATACTCAATCCGCGCTGGTTTTTCCGACCGGATTTCAAACAAATGCTGGTGTAATTTCCACTCTTGTTAAAGACGGCGACTGCATTATTATGGACAGGCTCAATCACGCATCGCTTTGGGATGGAGCAAAACTTTCCGGCGCAAGAATATTTATTTACCAGCATAAAGATTTAAATGCTTTAGAAAAAGTCTTAAAACGGGCAAGCGAATACCGCCGCAGACTCATTGTTACCGATACGGTGTTTTCTATGGACGGCGACCTTGCTCCGCTTAAAGAAATTGTAACACTTGCAAAAAAGTATAATGCCTGGACTTTTGTTGATGAAGCCCATGCAACCGGAATATTCGGGAAAAACGGTTCCGGCCTTTGCGAGTATTTCGGCGTGGAAAAAGATGTTGATGTTATTATGGGCACACTTTCAAAAGCATTGGGTTCTCAAGGCGGTTTCGTTTGCGGTAAAAAAGAACTTATTGATTATCTCGTTAACTTTTGCCGATCGTTTATTTATACTACCTCGCTTTCGCCGTCGTCATGCGCGGCAGCTTTAAAATCTATTGAATTAATTGAAAAAGATCCGGAAAGAAGAAGAAATCTGCTTGATCGCGCCAAAAATTTGAGAAAAGGATTGAATGATAAAGGTTTTGATACCGGCGCATCAGAAAGCCAGATTATTCCTTTGATGGCGGGGTCAGTTGAAAAAGCGATGGCGCTTTCAAAAAAATTCTTTGAAAACGGAATATTTGCGCCGGCAATAAGGCCTCCGACAGTGCCGGAAAACGAATGCCGGATAAGATTTTCTTTAATGAGTTCTCATTCTGACGAAGATCTGGACAAGCTTTTAAATGTGCTATGATTTTAGATGAATAATCAGAGCTGTCATCCCGGATTTGCCTGCCCGCCTTGGGAGGGGTCCGGGATCTAGCCGTTCCCAAAATAATGAATTGGGTCAGGCCTCAAGCATAAAAAAATGAATCTCAAGGAAAAACTATACAAACGAAACCGAATATATTCGGGAAAAGCTGTGGGTTTTTCCGCGGACAAAATTACGCTTCCTAACGGAAAAATTGCAATCCGGGAATTTCTAGAACATCCCGGCGCAATCGCTGTACTGCCATTTTTAAAAAATGGGAAAATAATACTTGTTAAACAGTATCGTTATCCGATAAAAAAAATAACTTACGAAATTCCTGCCGGTAAATTGGATAAAGGCGAAAATCCGGTTAAGTGCGTTCAGCGGGAATTGGAAGAGGAAACGGGTTTTAAGGCAGGAAAAATAAAAAAAATGTTTTCATTTTGGCCAACATCTGCTTTTTCCAACGAGATTATCCATATTTATTCGGCAAAAGATTTAAGGTTAGCCAAGAAAAATCCTGATGACGACGAATTTATTGAGCATATTGAAATACCTTTCAAAAAAGCGCTCCAGTGGGTGAAGTCAGGCAAAATACGCGATTCTAAAACCGTGATCGCACTATTGTTTTGGCAATAAACCCCGTTAGAGAAAACTGGAGCTTCGCGAATAAAAATGGCGACATTACACCGTCGTCTAACAGCATGATTTCAATTCGCTGACAGGAGTCGACGGCATTCTCTAACGGGGTAAACAAAACATTAACTAAATTATAACGGTTTTGAGGATTTTATGCCTACAAAAAAATTGATAATGCTTTTAATGGTAGTTGGTTCAGTAGTAGGCACGTATGTGCCGGTTCTTTTGGGAGCGAGCACATTTGGTTTTGTGTCATTGCTCGGCGGTGCCGTCGGCGCAATAGCTGGAATATGGCTGGCATTTCGGATTTCCCGGTAAGAAATTCAACGCAGAACCTGAGATTTTAAAAAGCGTTATTGCATTATCCGCCTTCGCACCGTCCGCCAATGGCGGAGGCAGGGAAAACTCCTAACTTCTTTTAAGAGATGCTCGCCAATTGGCGAAGTCTTGCCTATGGCGGAAAAGCGAAGAAGGAACCCCCTGTTTAGTTTTGCTACTTGTCCCTGCGATTAGTTTTCGACTTGTCCCCATGCCTAGATTTCAAGGAAATCTTCGGGGAAGAAAACTGCAGGGAGGCAAAACTAGGGGGTAAGCTTCGGCGCCGCGCCTGCCGGCGGGCAAGGACTTCGCCGAAGAAACCAAATTACAAATTAGGGAGACAAAATGAGAACTATAAAAAATATTTTAGCTTTTTTGATGCTCTTTTTATTAAATGGAATAGTCTACGGAGGGGAAAAAGATATGACTAAACTTCCGCCGCCCAGTTTAAAAGGAAAAATCTCTCTTGAAGAAACAATTTCAAAAAGACGTT
Encoded proteins:
- a CDS encoding HU family DNA-binding protein — translated: MAGSGLAFARFREVDYMKKPDVVKQVSDLSGLNLGDANSAIKALIKVIQEALKKGDVISLSGLGSFRSKPRKARQGRNPKTGEIIPVPAGKKVSFKPTTTLRKLIQ
- a CDS encoding aminotransferase class I/II-fold pyridoxal phosphate-dependent enzyme, which gives rise to MSKIKPSDKLSALPPYLFSRINALKKEAYEKNLDVIDLGMGNPDLPTPNHIIDRLVDTVKNHPKTHRYPQAKGMPRFRKAVSNWMQNRFNISLDPESEILALVGSKEGVAHFCMSYLNPGDIALVSDPCYPVNFNGVILAGGQVHYIPLTAENKFLPDLSKIPASVAKKAKLFFLNYPNNPTSAVVEDKSFLYEVIDFVKKYDILLVYDNAYSELTFGGYVSPSIFEIPGAKDVAVEFHSFSKTFNMAGWRIGWVCGSKNLIGPLEKFKSFLDYGAPTFIQLAAAAALEGPQDCVREQAQIYERRMKKVVSELNKIGWPCEETKGTMYVWLKLLPKFEKMGSLAFAEKLIQEKGVVLAPGVGFGQHGEGYIRIALVTHDNRFHDMALRLKELLKQ
- a CDS encoding homoserine dehydrogenase; the encoded protein is MKKIKIAIVGYGNVGKGVVKILENNKTQIEHRVGSPIELMAICDLFPIAEKAIYCKRYQDIIKREDIDIVVELIGGYEPARTIILESLKSGKNIVTANKAVIAKHWDEIFSTARRYKKLVYFEASVGGAIPVIQGLHEGLAANKVEKIMGILNGTTNYILSAMSKEGISFKEGLAKAKKFGFAEADPTLDVEGIDTANKLAILSSLAWSGWIKMDSIDTKGISSVTKDDVNFAKKFGYVIKLIGEASMGKNGLALSVGPCLISSTHAFANVNMEYNAVLIHGDASGDVMFYGKGSGQLPAASAVVSDIIFLARQIVNETAGKLPYVVADPSKKIKIMPKEKSSGTFYLRFSAKDIPGVLSKVSGILGRYNVSIASVYQEEPLSGLRKKVPTPIIILTHPTNHGNLDKALRMIDKLPIIKAKTVKFRIEN
- the bioB gene encoding biotin synthase BioB, producing the protein MINLEDIYSKIINDNYRITETEARKIWSSDLSLLLETADKIRKHFKGNEIKLCSIINAKSGNCPENCKFCAQSLHNKAVIEKYPLVDQKKVEEAFESSKRNRASCFGIITSGKRVTEEEIDRICEMAQGLNGTKTDVSVSLGMLSTASLKKIKESGINKIHHNLETAESYFPSICTTHSYLDRLSTVKKAKEMGFEICSGGIFGIGELPEQRIELAFALRKLDVDSIPLNFLNPIKGTRLEKAKPLSQEEILRTIAIFRFILPDKDIKVCGGREVNLKDSQSKIFYAGANGMMVGGYLTTDGRPVEEDIKMIEDQGFTIQA
- a CDS encoding SDR family NAD(P)-dependent oxidoreductase, which encodes MGKVALITGASRGIGRKLAVSFAFAGYFVVINYLSNKEKAKETLSIIEKFNGKGLLLQADVSDPASVKEMFSKITEHEKQIDVVINNAGITRDHTIMKMSFEEWDEVIKTNLYGTFNVIKESAKIMAKNSGGSIINIESISAFQGSFGAVNYSASKGGIISLTKAAARELGRFNIRVNAVLPGFHLTDLGQKAPEHIKEKIKADNVLGVTTDIQELSEFVLLLAKTKTVSGQIFNWDSRII
- a CDS encoding beta-ketoacyl-[acyl-carrier-protein] synthase family protein — its product is MIEVVVTGIGIVSPLGFGRERTWHALLNGHSAVAPDKEYPGILSARVPYLDIPNETRLLSFAFLSTAEALFDSGVDLSQIPAERVGCTVSTSKLNLYSENDIIGNFLQSNLGMQLKKIFGLGGPTQNISAACATGVNSIIMGVEWIKNGKCDVVIAGAAESSFHPLYVSGFKKMGVLSSKGVKPFDKKRDGFAMGEGAAVFVLENKKSAMLRCAKIYGKIAGYAMAEDVNSSVAFSEDGDSIIQAIKNALKSSKLKKVDYINAHGTATQHNDLVETKAIKKVFGKIAYKILVSSTKAATGHLLGASGAIETAFCLLAIRENSVPPTLNLNEPDKKLDLNYVPNRSRFGEINSCMSLSFGLGGQIGVIVVTR
- the bioF gene encoding 8-amino-7-oxononanoate synthase, with the translated sequence MEELQKELEYAKAKGLFREMKIISSAPEKEIVFNGKKYLNFSSNNYLNLATDPEVKKAAIEAIQKYGAGGTSSRLVAGTLDIHLQLEQKLASFKHTQSALVFPTGFQTNAGVISTLVKDGDCIIMDRLNHASLWDGAKLSGARIFIYQHKDLNALEKVLKRASEYRRRLIVTDTVFSMDGDLAPLKEIVTLAKKYNAWTFVDEAHATGIFGKNGSGLCEYFGVEKDVDVIMGTLSKALGSQGGFVCGKKELIDYLVNFCRSFIYTTSLSPSSCAAALKSIELIEKDPERRRNLLDRAKNLRKGLNDKGFDTGASESQIIPLMAGSVEKAMALSKKFFENGIFAPAIRPPTVPENECRIRFSLMSSHSDEDLDKLLNVL
- a CDS encoding NUDIX hydrolase encodes the protein MNLKEKLYKRNRIYSGKAVGFSADKITLPNGKIAIREFLEHPGAIAVLPFLKNGKIILVKQYRYPIKKITYEIPAGKLDKGENPVKCVQRELEEETGFKAGKIKKMFSFWPTSAFSNEIIHIYSAKDLRLAKKNPDDDEFIEHIEIPFKKALQWVKSGKIRDSKTVIALLFWQ